The Terriglobia bacterium genome segment GCATAATGTGCCGCCGGGATTGGGGACTTACGCGCAGTGGGATGAGCGGCTGGATACGCGTTTGGCGGCGGCGGTGATGTCGCTGCAGGCGGTGAAGGGCGTGGAGATTGGCGATGGCGTTCGCGCCGCGCAAACCTTTGGGTCCAAGATTCACGATGCTATAGGATATGGAAAGGACGGTGGCGCTAGGCAGTGGGCGGGATTCACGCGGCCATCGAACCATGCAGGCGGCCTCGAAGGCGGGATTTCGAACGGCAAAGACATTATCGTCCGCGGGTATCTTAAGCCGATTTCGACACTGCGGCGGCCGTTACCTTCGGTGGATTTTGCGACACGCGAGCAGGTTGAGGCCGCGTACGAGCGTTCCGATGTGTGCGTAGTGCCGGCGGCGGGAGTTGCCGCCGAATCGATGGTTGCGATGACGCTGGCGGGAGCCGCGCTGGATAAGTTTGGCGGCGACTCGATGACTGAAACACGCCGTAATTTCGAGGGATACTGCGAGCAGCTGCGAAACTACTGATGATCTACCCAATAGTAAAGTACGGCGACCCTGTCCTGGAAAAAGTCGCTGCTCCAATCACAGAGTTCGATGAGAAGCTGAAAAAGCTGGTCGACGACATGTTCGAGTCGATGTACGAGGCGCATGGCGTTGGGCTGGCGGCGCCGCAGATCGGGCTTTCGCTGCATCTCGCGGTCATCGACGTAACGTTCAAGGAAGATCCGAACGCAAAGATCGTGTTGTGCAATCCGCAGATCATGAAGACCGAGGGGCGGCAGACGTCTTCGGAAGGGTGCCTGAGCATCCCGGAATTTCGCGAAAACGTGACGCGGCCTAATGTCGTAACGGTGCGGGCGCAGGACGTGAATGGAAAATGGTTTGAGAAAACCGGCGATGAACTACTCGCACGCGCCTTCCTGCACGAGACCGATCACCTCAATGGAAAGCTCTACATCAGCCACATCAGCGCGCTGAAGCGGGATTTGATGAAGCGGAAGATAAGGAAGCTGATGAAGAGTGGGGATTGGAAGTAAGGGCAGAGGTCAGAGGGAAAAGGGGAAAACAGTAACAACCTCCTATAAACGTATTTCCTGGCAAGCCTCAGGCCCTTCCACCGGGCGAGGCGCTACCGAAGCAGCACAATTCTCCAGGTAAAACGTACAATTGAAGAATGCGACTGGTTTTCTGCGGGACGCCGGAGTTTGCGGTGCCGTGTCTTGAGGCGCTGATTCG includes the following:
- the def gene encoding peptide deformylase — translated: MIYPIVKYGDPVLEKVAAPITEFDEKLKKLVDDMFESMYEAHGVGLAAPQIGLSLHLAVIDVTFKEDPNAKIVLCNPQIMKTEGRQTSSEGCLSIPEFRENVTRPNVVTVRAQDVNGKWFEKTGDELLARAFLHETDHLNGKLYISHISALKRDLMKRKIRKLMKSGDWK